In a genomic window of Plutella xylostella chromosome 16, ilPluXylo3.1, whole genome shotgun sequence:
- the LOC125489712 gene encoding uncharacterized protein LOC125489712, with translation MVFDSGSGSGGSPSGAPNKIGTPKRGRGRPPTTGQYVGLAKAKAELAAAKEKELRLRLEEEVANHSLKARESFSRLDQAISQTLGDGDNRLSADLQTVIANNLDVIMDVGKKSRNLKGTFVRAIKDSVEAISTAVKTLSVRTTNEEVAKLQADNNRLQSEVERLRRENEALRAEQADLRREFQTLRSGFEAVNGRRSPSPAPLVGPRQIEEARRVSPARTVQPSKSSRAGPPAEQVRPEFAEFARAIMLEVGNMVDAKLSSLESRLPPAPPIRPPLPADKKNAETAKKQIQTPSGEIVAEQQPGPSQEKKKSKKRKRSKKPSGPAPNVAAPVDQVSPSQPVGPNRNGETWTTVVKRGAKKQAPVSTKAPTREPPKTKIRPPRSQAVVITLQPEAAGRGMTYAKVFTEAKSKIDLSSLGVSGMRIRNAATGARILEIPGIASKPAADALAAEIEKVIGSETVKVSRPTKCASLRIYGLDDSSTSEEVVEAIALVGGCPKEQIKVGELRMGPSTTGSVLASCPVAAAQKINKAKHLRIGWTSASVKLQPPKTMRCYRCLEAGHVGVCCKSEVDRSNTCYRCGQPGHKASTCNADPHCSICSAAGKPANHRVGGKACVPPSKKQWKKTLAATQPLPTSASANAEAAAAVEETMSS, from the coding sequence ATGGTTTTCGACTCTGGAAGCGGCTCAGGAGGAAGCCCGAGCGGTGCGCCTAACAAGATTGGCACACCCAAAAGGGGCCGAGGCAGGCCGCCTACCACTGGCCAATACGTTGGCTTAGCAAAGGCCAAAGCTGAACTCGCGGCAGCCAAGGAGAAAGAATTACGGCTCCGCTTGGAAGAAGAGGTTGCAAACCATTCTCTGAAAGCCAGAGAGTCGTTTTCCCGGTTGGATCAGGCCATCTCCCAAACACTTGGGGATGGAGATAATAGGCTGTCTGCTGACTTGCAGACAGTTATAGCCAATAACTTGGATGTTATCATGGACGTGGGGAAAAAGTCCCGAAACCTAAAGGGCACCTTTGTGCGGGCGATAAAAGATTCCGTCGAGGCAATTTCCACGGCTGTGAAAACTCTTAGTGTTCGGACTACAAACGAAGAGGTGGCTAAACTACAGGCTGATAACAATCGCCTGCAGTCCGAGGTTGAGCGCCTGAGAAGGGAGAACGAGGCACTCAGAGCGGAACAAGCGGACCTGCGAAGGGAGTTCCAGACTCTTCGCTCCGGCTTCGAAGCAGTGAATGGGCGCCGATCCCCCTCCCCTGCTCCCTTGGTAGGCCCTAGGCAAATAGAGGAGGCACGTCGGGTTTCACCGGCACGGACGGTACAACCAAGCAAATCCAGCCGGGCAGGACCGCCGGCGGAGCAGGTGAGACCGGAGTTCGCCGAGTTTGCGCGTGCTATAATGCTGGAAGTGGGGAACATGGTGGATGCCAAGCTCTCCTCACTAGAGTCGCGTCTGCCACCCGCTCCTCCGATCCGTCCACCTTTACCTGCGGACAAAAAGAATGCGGAGACTGCAAAGAAGCAGATCCAGACACCCTCAGGAGAAATAGTGGCTGAACAACAACCCGGACCTAGCCAGGAGAAAAAGAAGagcaaaaaaagaaaaagaagcaAAAAACCTAGTGGGCCCGCACCAAATGTGGCAGCACCAGTGGACCAAGTGTCACCCTCACAACCTGTTGGTCCTAATAGGAACGGGGAGACCTGGACCACGGTTGTCAAACGTGGTGCCAAGAAACAAGCGCCAGTGTCCACTAAAGCGCCTACTAGGGAACCCCCCAAGACGAAAATAAGGCCTCCACGATCCCAGGCAGTGGTGATAACTTTACAGCCGGAAGCGGCGGGCAGAGGAATGACTTACGCCAAAGTCTTTACTGAGGCGAAGTCCAAGATCGACCTCTCTAGCCTAGGAGTTTCAGGGATGCGGATTAGGAATGCAGCCACGGGTGCCCGCATCCTTGAAATTCCGGGAATAGCAAGCAAGCCCGCTGCCGACGCTCTAGCAGCAGAGATTGAAAAAGTTATAGGATCCGAGACTGTGAAAGTGTCTAGGCCCACAAAGTGTGCGAGTCTACGCATATACGGTCTGGATGACTCTTCAACCTCGGAAGAGGTGGTTGAGGCAATTGCCCTTGTCGGAGGATGCCCTAAAGAGCAAATAAAAGTTGGAGAATTACGTATGGGACCTTCCACCACGGGCAGTGTGTTGGCTAGCTGTCCCGTCGCTGCTGCTCAAAAAATCAACAAGGCTAAACACCTCAGGATTGGTTGGACGTCAGCCTCGGTAAAACTGCAGCCACCGAAGACAATGCGATGCTACCGTTGCCTTGAGGCAGGACACGTTGGCGTCTGTTGCAAGTCGGAGGTGGACCGCAGTAACACTTGCTACCGCTGTGGGCAGCCTGGCCACAAGGCCAGCACCTGCAATGCCGACCCTCACTGCTCCATATGCAGTGCCGCTGGTAAACCGGCCAACCACAGGGTGGGTGGCAAAGCCTGCGTTCCTCCCTCGAAGAAGCAGTGGAAGAAGACCTTGGCGGCCACACAACCGCTGCCTACCAGTGCCTCGGCTAATGCTGAAGCTGCAGCGGCGGTGGAAGAAACAATGTCCAGTTAG
- the LOC119693793 gene encoding NPC intracellular cholesterol transporter 2 isoform X1, which translates to MWSHVVVSLLLAAAGAAPAGAGAGAGAGVEPYNSTAVSRCTASSLAGLPLRVLVAGCAAPPCRLPQLQHAEIDIAFRAPRDLESMETLASVALLGQPIPFPLGAAGATCAGLQGAACPVRRGELLRYRLRIYVEQYLPVGIGGHLEVKVREGGAAGGGEDLFCFSVAVLIGSPQPLHSS; encoded by the exons ATGTGGTCTCATGTAGTAGTGTCTCTGttgctggcggcggcgggcgcggcgccagcgggggcgggcgcgggggcgggggcgggggtggAGCCGTACAATAGCACGGCTGTCTCCAGGTGTACTG CCAGCTCCTTGGCGGGGCTGCCGCTGCGCGTGCTGGTGGCGGGCTGCGCGGCGCCGCCCTGCCGCCTGCCGCAGCTGCAGCACGCCGAGATCGACATCGCCTTCCGAGCAC CTCGCGACCTGGAGTCCATGGAGACGCTGGCCTCGGTGGCGCTGCTGGGCCAGCCCATACCGTTCCCGctgggcgcggcgggcgccaCGTGCGCCGGCCTGCAGGGCGCCGCCTGCCCCGTGCGGCGCGGCGAGCTGCTGCGCTACCGGCTGCGGATCTACGTCGAACAGTACTTGCCTGTG GGCATCGGCGGCCACCTGGAGGTGAAGGTGCGTGaggggggcgcggcggggggcggggaGGACCTGTTCTGCTTCAGCGTGGCTGTCCTCATCGGCTCCCCACAACCACTGCACTCGTCCTAG
- the LOC119693854 gene encoding apolipophorin-3 → MYKFVALLAFVAVAHGMVRREAPAGSTQLQDLEKHAQEFQKEFSKQLNSLASSKNTQELQKALKDGSDSVLQQISVLSSSLQSALVDANGKAKEALEKTRAELQKTAEQLRAAHPDVEAKAHELRDTLVAAVQGAAGHSERLAKEVAANLDTANQKLAPKIKEAYEAFAKNAAEVQKKIAEAAKQ, encoded by the exons ATGTACAAGTTCGTCGCTCTCCTCGCCTTCGTCGCCGTG GCGCACGGCATGGTCCGCCGCGAGGCGCCGGCCGGCAGCACGCAGCTGCAGGACCTGGAGAAGCACGCGCAGGAGTTCCAGAAGGAGTTCTCCAAGCAGCTGAACTCGCTCGCCTCGTCCAAGAACACGCAGGAGCTGCAGAAGGCGCTCAAGGACGGCTCCGACTCCGTGCTGCAGCAGATCTCCGTGCTGTCCAGCTCGCTGCAGTCCGCC CTGGTGGACGCGAACGGCAAGGCGAAGGAGGCGCTGGAGAAGACGCGCGCGGAGCTGCAGAAGACGGCGGAGCAGCTGCGCGCGGCGCACCCCGACGTGGAGGCCAAGGCGCACGAGCTCCGGGACACGCTGGTGGCCGCCGTGCAGGGCGCCGCCGGACACTCCGAGCGCCTGGCCAAGGAGGTCGCCGCCAACCTCGACACCGCCAACCAGAAGCTGGCGCCCAAGATCAAGGAGGCCTACGAGGCCTTCGCCAAGAACGCCGCCGAGGTGCAGAAGAAGATCGCCGAGGCCGCCAAGCAATGA
- the LOC119693793 gene encoding NPC intracellular cholesterol transporter 2 isoform X2, whose amino-acid sequence MWSHVVVSLLLAAAGAAPAGAGAGAGAGVEPYNSTAVSRCTASSLAGLPLRVLVAGCAAPPCRLPQLQHAEIDIAFRAPRDLESMETLASVALLGQPIPFPLGAAGATCAGLQGAACPVRRGELLRYRLRIYVEQYLPVVGHRRPPGGEGA is encoded by the exons ATGTGGTCTCATGTAGTAGTGTCTCTGttgctggcggcggcgggcgcggcgccagcgggggcgggcgcgggggcgggggcgggggtggAGCCGTACAATAGCACGGCTGTCTCCAGGTGTACTG CCAGCTCCTTGGCGGGGCTGCCGCTGCGCGTGCTGGTGGCGGGCTGCGCGGCGCCGCCCTGCCGCCTGCCGCAGCTGCAGCACGCCGAGATCGACATCGCCTTCCGAGCAC CTCGCGACCTGGAGTCCATGGAGACGCTGGCCTCGGTGGCGCTGCTGGGCCAGCCCATACCGTTCCCGctgggcgcggcgggcgccaCGTGCGCCGGCCTGCAGGGCGCCGCCTGCCCCGTGCGGCGCGGCGAGCTGCTGCGCTACCGGCTGCGGATCTACGTCGAACAGTACTTGCCTGTGGTTG GGCATCGGCGGCCACCTGGAGGTGAAGGTGCGTGa
- the LOC119693864 gene encoding uncharacterized protein LOC119693864, whose translation MWSHVVVSLLLAAAAGAAPAGAGAGSGAEPYNSTAVSRCTESSGAALPLHVLVAGCAAPPCRLPQLQHAELDIVFQAPRYVETMETVATAYFLGQSTEYPLGPDAATCAGLLNSYCPVLRGEVLRYKLRLFIERFMFVGVRADIEFKVREAGGEDLFCFRTGIQVVRPQP comes from the exons ATGTGGTCTCATGTAGTAGTGTCTCTGttgctggcggcggcggcgggcgcggcgcctgcgggggcgggggcaggGTCGGGGGCGGAGCCGTACAATAGCACGGCTGTCTCCAGGTGTACTG AGAGTTCCGGCGCGGCGCTGCCGCTGCACGTGCTGGTGGCGGGCTGCGCGGCGCCGCCCTGCCGCCTGCCGCAGCTGCAGCACGCCGAGCTCGACATCGTCTTCCAAGCAC CTCGCTACGTGGAGACCATGGAGACGGTGGCCACGGCGTACTTCCTGGGCCAGAGCACGGAGTACCCGCTGGGGCCGGACGCCGCCACGTGCGCGGGGCTGCTCAACTCGTACTGCCCGGTGCTGCGCGGGGAGGTGCTGCGCTACAAGCTGCGGCTCTTCATCGAGCGCTTCATGTTTGTG GGAGTGCGGGCCGACATAGAGTTCAAGGTGCGCGAGGCGGGCGGCGAGGACCTGTTCTGCTTCCGCACCGGCATCCAGGTGGTGCGCCCGCAGCCCTGA